The window CCATGGTGTCGATGATTGCAGTCACCTTGGCGCGCACGTCTTCGGGCAGCGCGTTGCGCAGAACCACTGGTTCACCCGGGATCAATTTGGAGCGCCAGATCTCCACCAGATCGTTCATATCGACCAGACCAGCATCAACCGCTTTGCGCAAAGCACCGAAGGTATAGCCGTCTTCCCAGTTCCCTTGGCCATCGGTCCATGTGACGCCAGCGGCCACGTCGCCGTTGTTTACTGCAACGATGGTCTGCTCATGGCCGCCAGTGAATTTCACTTCACCAAAGTACGCGCCGCTTTCCATGCTGGCACCGGTCATTGTCGGGATCTCGATGGACGGGATCAGGTAGCCGGACGTGGAGTTCGGATCACCAAAACCGAACACTTTGCCCTTCAGATCCTCAAGAGATGTCACACCGCTGTCAGCCCGTGCAAACCCGATGGAATAATAGCCGGTGGAGCCGTCCGCGTTGACCTTCACAAGAATGGGGGAGGTCGCTTCGGGATCAGCGATATGCACAGCCGCGTAGGAAGACGGGCCCATCAGCGACAGATCAATCGTGCCGCCTAGCAGGCCCTGGATCACGCCGTTATAATCCGCAGGTGCGAACAGCTTTGTCGGAACGCCCAGTGCATCCTCAACAGCGCTGCGCAGACATTCGTTGCTGTTCATACGGTCCTGAGCGTTTTCGCCACCCAGAATACCAATGCGGAATTCGCTGATGGCATGGGCATCGGCATGGGCCGCGCTTGTCAGGGCGGTGGACATAAGGGCAGCTGCGATGA is drawn from Sulfitobacter sp. S223 and contains these coding sequences:
- the phnD gene encoding phosphonate ABC transporter substrate-binding protein is translated as MKKIIAAALMSTALTSAAHADAHAISEFRIGILGGENAQDRMNSNECLRSAVEDALGVPTKLFAPADYNGVIQGLLGGTIDLSLMGPSSYAAVHIADPEATSPILVKVNADGSTGYYSIGFARADSGVTSLEDLKGKVFGFGDPNSTSGYLIPSIEIPTMTGASMESGAYFGEVKFTGGHEQTIVAVNNGDVAAGVTWTDGQGNWEDGYTFGALRKAVDAGLVDMNDLVEIWRSKLIPGEPVVLRNALPEDVRAKVTAIIDTMGETDPECASAIAGGEVLGFDPITHEAYDSIVAARLAKSN